A stretch of Aythya fuligula isolate bAytFul2 chromosome 1, bAytFul2.pri, whole genome shotgun sequence DNA encodes these proteins:
- the HAO2 gene encoding hydroxyacid oxidase 2 isoform X2 yields MAMVCLSDFEAHAKKYLPKIAWDFFAAGADECSTRDENILAYKRIHFRPRMLRDVSVMDTRTKLLGTEISFPVGIAPTGFHQLAWPDGEKSTARAANAMNTCYIASTYSTCTLEEISAAAPGGFRWFQLYIHRNRAVSQQLVQRAEALGFQGLVLTADLPYTGKRRDDVRNGFRLPPHMKLKNLEGAFEIDALIEVVEAVQGRIEVYLDGGIRKGSDVLKALALGAKCVFIGRPALWGLAYKGEEGLQDVLKILHDEFRLSMALAGCASVSEIGRHLVQFSKL; encoded by the exons ATGGCTATGGTGTGTTTGTCAGACTTTGAAGCTCATGCTAAAAAGTATTTACCCAAGATTGCTTGGGATTTttttgcagctggagcagaTGAGTGTAGCACCCGTGATGAAAACATCCTGGCATATAAAAG AATTCATTTCCGGCCACGTATGCTGCGGGACGTATCTGTGATGGACACAAGGACTAAACTCCTGGGGACTGaaatcagctttcctgtaggaaTTGCCCCCACTGGCTTCCACCAGCTAGCATGGCCTGATGGAGAGAAAAGCACAGCCAGAG CGGCCAATGCCATGAACACCTGCTACATTGCCAGCACGTACTCCACCTGCACGCTGGAGGAGATCTCCGCAGCCGCCCCTGGGGGCTTCCGATGGTTCCAGCTCTACATCCACCGCAACAGGGCAGTTTCTCAGCAGCTGGTCCAACGGGCTGAGGCCTTGGGCTTCCAGGGCCTTGTCCTCACCGCAGATCTGCCCTACACAGGCAAAAGACGTGATGATGTCCGTAATGGTTTCCGGCTTCCTCCCCACATGAAGCTGAAGAACTTGGAGGGAGCCTTTGAG ATTGATGCTCTGATTGAAGTTGTGGAGGCAGTACAAGGCAGAATCGAAGTCTATTTAGATGGTGGAATACGGAAAGGAAGTGATGTATTAAAAGCGTTGGCACTGGGAGCAAAATGTGTCTTTATTGGACGACCAGCTTTATGGGGTCTGGCTTACAAG GGTGAAGAAGGTCTTCAGGATGTTTTGAAGATTCTTCATGATGAGTTTCGTTTGTCAATGGCCTTAGCTG GCTGTGCCAGCGTCTCAGAAATTGGCCGGCACCTGGTTCAGTTCTCAAAGTTGTAA
- the HAO2 gene encoding hydroxyacid oxidase 2 isoform X1, with product MAMVCLSDFEAHAKKYLPKIAWDFFAAGADECSTRDENILAYKRIHFRPRMLRDVSVMDTRTKLLGTEISFPVGIAPTGFHQLAWPDGEKSTARAANAMNTCYIASTYSTCTLEEISAAAPGGFRWFQLYIHRNRAVSQQLVQRAEALGFQGLVLTADLPYTGKRRDDVRNGFRLPPHMKLKNLEGAFEGDDCSEYGLPPNSLDPSVTWNDIYWLQSLTRLPIIIKGILTKEDAELAVRHGAQGIIVSNHGGRQLDGGPATIDALIEVVEAVQGRIEVYLDGGIRKGSDVLKALALGAKCVFIGRPALWGLAYKGEEGLQDVLKILHDEFRLSMALAGCASVSEIGRHLVQFSKL from the exons ATGGCTATGGTGTGTTTGTCAGACTTTGAAGCTCATGCTAAAAAGTATTTACCCAAGATTGCTTGGGATTTttttgcagctggagcagaTGAGTGTAGCACCCGTGATGAAAACATCCTGGCATATAAAAG AATTCATTTCCGGCCACGTATGCTGCGGGACGTATCTGTGATGGACACAAGGACTAAACTCCTGGGGACTGaaatcagctttcctgtaggaaTTGCCCCCACTGGCTTCCACCAGCTAGCATGGCCTGATGGAGAGAAAAGCACAGCCAGAG CGGCCAATGCCATGAACACCTGCTACATTGCCAGCACGTACTCCACCTGCACGCTGGAGGAGATCTCCGCAGCCGCCCCTGGGGGCTTCCGATGGTTCCAGCTCTACATCCACCGCAACAGGGCAGTTTCTCAGCAGCTGGTCCAACGGGCTGAGGCCTTGGGCTTCCAGGGCCTTGTCCTCACCGCAGATCTGCCCTACACAGGCAAAAGACGTGATGATGTCCGTAATGGTTTCCGGCTTCCTCCCCACATGAAGCTGAAGAACTTGGAGGGAGCCTTTGAG GGAGATGACTGTTCCGAGTACGGACTGCCACCCAACAGCTTGGATCCTTCAGTCACCTGGAACGATATTTACTGGCTGCAGAGCCTGACTCGCCTGCCTATCATCATCAAAGGCATCTTGACAAAAGAAGACGCAGAGCTGGCAGTGAGGCATGGAGCTCAAGGAATTATTGTGTCCAATCATGGCGGAAGGCAGCTGGATGGAGGACCTGCCACT ATTGATGCTCTGATTGAAGTTGTGGAGGCAGTACAAGGCAGAATCGAAGTCTATTTAGATGGTGGAATACGGAAAGGAAGTGATGTATTAAAAGCGTTGGCACTGGGAGCAAAATGTGTCTTTATTGGACGACCAGCTTTATGGGGTCTGGCTTACAAG GGTGAAGAAGGTCTTCAGGATGTTTTGAAGATTCTTCATGATGAGTTTCGTTTGTCAATGGCCTTAGCTG GCTGTGCCAGCGTCTCAGAAATTGGCCGGCACCTGGTTCAGTTCTCAAAGTTGTAA